From one Tachysurus vachellii isolate PV-2020 chromosome 23, HZAU_Pvac_v1, whole genome shotgun sequence genomic stretch:
- the cpt1aa gene encoding carnitine palmitoyltransferase 1Aa (liver): MAEAHQAVAFQFTVSPDGIDLQLSHEALRQVYLSGLHSWKKKFIRFKNGIMTGVYPGSAPGLMLVLAGYMGRAKYAQVDPSLGLVFKIGKYVPISKYMSLDNQSRVGGILVGTGLWVVIIFTMRSILKGLLSWHGWMRERHGSLTWKTQIWLVLVKVFSGMQTPNLYSFQTSLPNLPLPSVKDTMKRYLESVRPLLDDKEYKKMEELASDFQKTLAPKLQWYLKLKSWWATNYVSDWWEEYIYLRSRNPIMVNSNYYAMDFLHVLPTHLQAARAGNTIHSIMLYRRKLDRAQIKPLLLQNTIPMCSSQYERMFNTSRIPGIETDTIQHVSDSRHIVVYHRGRYFKVSMFYDGRLLLPREIEQQIERILADTSEPQPGEEKLAALTAGDRVPWACARDAYLRQGKNRQSLDAVEKAAFFVTLDDTEQRHNPDSPVESLHSFGKSLLHGKCYDRWFDKSFNLIVYKNATIGLNAEHSWADAPIIGHLWENVLSTDAIKLGYTDDGHCAGQTHRNLPGPQRLQWNIPPECQTMIANSLSVAQALADDVDMVIIPFQEFGKGLIKKCKISPDAFIQIALQLANFKDKGKFFLTYEASMTRFFREGRTETVRSCTIETSAFVKAMVNNETREKKLSLLKQAAGKHQHMYQMAMTGKGIDRHLFCLYVVSQYLQQDSPFLKKVLSEPWRLSTSQTPLQQPELFDLLNHPEYVSSGGGFGPVADDGYGVAYIIVGENLINFHISCKYSSPETDAQRFGSNIKQAMLDMLELFQLEARALK, encoded by the exons ATGGCAGAAGCTCACCAAGCTGTGGCCTTTCAATTCACCGTCTCTCCTGATGGAATCGACTTGCAGCTGAGTCATGAAGCCTTGCGCCAGGTTTACCTGTCAGGCCTCCACTCATGGAAGAAGAAGTTCATCCGCTTCAAG AATGGCATTATGACTGGGGTATATCCAGGCAGTGCCCCAGGACTGATGCTGGTACTTGCAGGGTACATGGGCAGGGCAAAATATGCTCAAGTGGATCCATCTTTAGGTCTTGTCTTTAAAATTGGCAAATATGTCCCAATAAG TAAATACATGTCTCTGGACAACCAGAGTCGAGTCGGGGGCATTTTGGTGGGCACAGGACTCTGGGTGGTCATCATTTTTACCATGAGAAGCATATTAAAGGGCCTTCTCTCCTGGCATGGCTGGATGCGCGAACGTCACGGCTCATTAACATGGAAAACACAAATCTGGCTG GTTCTCGTGAAAGTTTTCTCAGGGATGCAAACACCAAATCTGTACAGCTTCCAGACATCGCTGCCTAATCTACCCCTGCCCTCCGTTAAAGACACAATGAAACGA TATCTGGAGTCTGTGCGCCCTCTACTGGATGACAAAGAGTACAAAAAGATGGAGGAACTCGCTTCAGACTTTCAGAAGACCCTGGCTCCCAAACTCCAGTGGTACTTGAAGTTGAAGTCATGGTGGGCCACCAATTAT gTCAGCGATTGGTGGGAGGAGTACATCTATCTTAGGAGCCGTAACCCGATTATGGTCAATAGCAACTATTATGCAATG GATTTCCTCCATGTTTTACCCACACATCTTCAGGCGGCAAGGGCTGGTAATACCATCCATTCCATCATGCTCTATCGGAGGAAGCTGGACAGAGCTCAGATTAAACCG CTTTTGCTACAAAACACTATTCCTATGTGCTCATCACAGTATGAGCGCATGTTCAACACCAGTCGCATCCCAGGCATAGAGACAG ACACCATCCAGCATGTGTCAGACAGCAGGCATATTGTGGTGTACCACAGAGGGCGCTATTTTAAGGTGAGCATGTTTTACGATGGACGCCTGCTACTGCCACGAGAGATAGAGCAACAGATTGAGAGGATCCTTGCTGACACCTCAGAGCCCCAGCCTGGAGAAGAGAAACTGGCTGCCCTAACTGCAGGAGACAG GGTACCTTGGGCATGCGCCCGTGATGCCTACCTTAGACAGGGGAAGAACAGACAAAGTCTTGATGCTGTGGAAAAGGCAGCATTCTTTGTTACTTTGGATGACACCGAGCAGCGTCACAATCCAGACAGCCCAGTCGAGTCACTGCACAGTTTTGGTAAATCCTTGCTGCACGGCAAGTGCTATGACAG GTGGTTTGATAAGTCTTTCAACTTGATCGTCTATAAGAACGCAACAATTGGCCTGAATGCAGAGCACAGCTGGGCTGATGCTCCAATCATAGGCCACCTTTGGGAG AATGTGCTGTCAACTGATGCTATCAAGCTGGGTTACACAGACGATGGCCACTGTGCGGGACAGACTCACCGGAACCTCCCTGGACCTCAGAGGCTACAGTGGAACATCCCGCCCGAG TGTCAAACCATGATCGCCAACTCCCTGTCCGTGGCTCAGGCTTTGGCTGATGATGTGGACATGGTCATTATTCCTTTCCAAGAGTTTGGCAAAGGACTGATCAAGAAGTGCAAGATCAGCCCAGATGCCTTCATCCAGATTGCCTTACAGCTCGCCAACTTCAAG GACAAAGGAAAGTTCTTCTTGACTTACGAAGCATCCATGACTCGTTTTTTCAGAGAGGGGCGGACCGAGACGGTGCGATCGTGCACCATTGAGACCTCTGCCTTTGTCAAGGCCATGGTCAACAATGAGACG cgAGAGAAGAAACTGAGTCTGCTGAAGCAGGCAGCAGGGAAGCACCAGCACATGTACCAAATGGCTATGACCGGGAAAGGCATTGACCGTCATCTCTTCTGCCTCTATGTGGTCTCACAGTACTTACAACAGGACTCTCCCTTCCTCAAAAAG GTTCTCTCTGAGCCGTGGCGGTTGTCTACCAGTCAGACGCCACTGCAGCAGCCGGAGCTTTTTGATCTTCTGAACCATCCTGAGTATGTTTCCAGTGGTGGTGGTTTTGGCCCG GTGGCTGATGACGGTTATGGAGTCGCTTATATTATAGTGGGAGAGAACCTCATTAACTTCCATATCTCTTGCAAGTATTCCAGCCCGGAAACT GACGCGCAGCGATTTGGCAGCAACATCAAACAGGCGATGCTTGACATGCTGGAGTTGTTCCAGCTGGAAGCAAGAGCCCTGAAGTGA
- the igf2a gene encoding LOW QUALITY PROTEIN: insulin-like growth factor 2a (The sequence of the model RefSeq protein was modified relative to this genomic sequence to represent the inferred CDS: inserted 1 base in 1 codon), translating into MEEQKVNVDHSVCKSCRRAERHTTMMTSSCRLMLFTVALSLYSSQVSAETLCGGELVDTLQFVCGDRGFYFSRPYRSNGRRPHRGIVEECCFRSCDLHLLEQYCAKPAKSERDITAATLQAVPVLQTLHKDSTRKPLNVQFSRYEHWQRIAAQRLRRGIPPILRSRKFKRLAKKIHDQEQPEFHRPLMTMSNRSPXIPPCLQSLADHK; encoded by the exons ATGGAGGAGCAGAAAGTCAATGTAGATCATTCAGTGTGCAAATCTTGCAGAAGAGCCGAGAGACACACAACAATG atgACTTCTTCCTGTAGACTTATGCTTTTCACAGTGGCATTGTCACTGTATTCGTCTCAAGTCTCAGCAGAGACGCTCTGCGGTGGGGAGCTAGTGGACACTCTGCAGTTCGTGTGCGGAGACAGAGGATTTTACTTCA gcCGTCCATACAGATCAAACGGCCGCCGTCCTCACAGAGGAATAGTGGAGGAATGCTGTTTTCGGAGCTGTGATTTGCATCTTCTTgaacagtattgtgcaaaaccTGCAAAGTCTGAGAGAGACATCACTGCCGCAACACTGCAGGCCGTTCCAGTGTTACAAACTCTTCACAAG GATAGCACAAGGAAGCCTCTTAATGTCCAGTTTTCCAGATATGAGCATTGGCAACGGATAGCTGCTCAAAGGCTGAGGAGAGGAATCCCTCCCATCCTCCGCTCCAGAAAGTTCAAAAGGCTTGCCAAGAAAATCCATGACCAGGAACAGCCAGAATTTCATCGGCCCCTGATGACTATGTCCAACAGAAGCC CAATTCCCCCATGCCTCCAGAGCCTCGCTGACCATAAGTGA